From Kineosporia succinea, the proteins below share one genomic window:
- a CDS encoding PRC-barrel domain-containing protein — MSTNSWDPWNYRTDAGVGTGRDLAGLSVQATDGHIGKVDEATYETDGSYIVVDTGPWIFGKKVLLPAAVIRSVDVEKKDIHVDLTKDQIKDSPKFEQGGTWSDTTHRDDVGTYYGRGFM, encoded by the coding sequence ATGAGCACGAACAGCTGGGACCCGTGGAACTACCGCACCGACGCTGGCGTCGGCACCGGCCGTGACCTGGCCGGTCTGTCCGTGCAGGCAACGGACGGCCACATCGGCAAGGTCGACGAGGCCACGTACGAGACCGACGGCAGCTACATCGTCGTCGACACCGGTCCGTGGATCTTCGGCAAGAAGGTGCTGCTGCCCGCCGCGGTGATCCGCTCGGTCGACGTGGAGAAGAAGGACATCCACGTCGACCTGACCAAGGACCAGATCAAGGACTCGCCCAAGTTCGAGCAGGGCGGCACCTGGTCGGACACGACGCACCGCGACGACGTCGGCACGTACTACGGGCGCGGGTTCATGTAG
- a CDS encoding M56 family metallopeptidase, producing the protein MSLLLPALVGVLLTLVPRPLSRARWAQRRPREAAVVWVVYALVTAYLLLLALALAVGSLWPAGLFLLWMLVRLTQTVRGLRRSQRRHQEALALVADYDPLLRVHVLNDDRPLAYCLPNGARPMVVVTRGALELADSAEMRAILAHERCHARNRHDLLVTGFLAWQRIFPFVPSCRAAAEAVGAVTEAWADDQAAAEVSHAVTLRAIMRLGSGVPGGLDHLGWEPDPATLSRVRRLMGQMAEGRLSPGPALTGR; encoded by the coding sequence GTGAGCCTGCTGCTGCCGGCGCTGGTCGGGGTGCTGCTCACGCTGGTGCCGCGGCCGCTCTCCCGGGCCCGCTGGGCCCAGCGCCGCCCGCGCGAGGCCGCCGTCGTCTGGGTGGTCTACGCGCTCGTCACGGCTTACCTGCTGCTGCTCGCGCTGGCGCTGGCGGTGGGGTCGCTGTGGCCGGCCGGGCTCTTCCTGCTGTGGATGCTGGTGCGTTTGACCCAGACCGTGCGGGGGCTGCGCCGTTCGCAGCGGCGGCACCAGGAGGCGCTGGCGCTGGTGGCCGACTACGACCCGCTGCTGCGGGTGCACGTGCTGAACGACGACCGGCCGCTGGCCTACTGCCTGCCGAACGGGGCCCGGCCGATGGTCGTGGTCACCCGAGGTGCCCTGGAGCTGGCCGACAGCGCCGAGATGCGGGCGATCCTGGCCCACGAGCGTTGTCACGCCCGCAACCGTCATGACCTGCTGGTGACCGGATTCCTGGCCTGGCAGAGGATCTTCCCGTTCGTCCCCTCGTGCCGGGCGGCGGCGGAGGCGGTGGGGGCGGTGACCGAGGCCTGGGCCGACGACCAGGCGGCCGCCGAGGTCAGTCATGCGGTGACGCTGCGGGCGATCATGCGTCTGGGGTCGGGAGTGCCGGGCGGGCTGGATCATCTCGGCTGGGAACCCGATCCGGCGACGTTGTCGCGGGTTCGGCGGTTGATGGGGCAGATGGCCGAGGGACGCCTGAGCCCGGGACCCGCCCTGACCGGGCGGTAA
- a CDS encoding MFS transporter — translation MPLALVFLCVGLAAAMAAPFLTLFLTDAVHASGLQVTAFLVAAPLSSVVVSLTMGHWSDKLPSRRGLIIGAAVTGAVGSLLTAWLRDYWLLLGLTVTMTAAASALVPQVFAHARVSLAGSPQAVMTMTSLRTVLSLSWVGGPFLATMLLAAGDFTAVYSFAAAMYLIAAVVAYRMFPAGAPVPPPTIGGTSDSVESVAGRDESRLVIGLTLAALVLLNCTGHMSLQALPLFLKSELDAGLGDAGLILGLCAGLEIPLMLGFGLLAARYKLRMLILAGPVLTLGYLLVMAFSTATWQIAAAQLLNASAIALLQGLGITYVQDMVPSRPGHASTLFTSAGPVGAMLAGPVLGIAAGTGYRDVYWIGAALAALAFVLMLAARPTLTGARITRTTRITRRAAKSEQAALVEA, via the coding sequence ATGCCCCTGGCGCTTGTGTTCCTGTGTGTCGGTCTTGCCGCAGCAATGGCCGCTCCCTTTCTCACCCTCTTCCTCACCGACGCGGTGCACGCCTCCGGGCTGCAGGTCACCGCGTTCCTGGTGGCCGCACCGCTCTCGTCCGTCGTGGTCTCTCTCACCATGGGCCACTGGTCGGACAAGCTCCCCTCCCGCCGCGGCCTGATCATCGGCGCGGCGGTCACCGGTGCCGTCGGCTCCCTGCTGACCGCCTGGCTGCGCGACTACTGGCTCCTGCTCGGCCTGACCGTCACCATGACGGCCGCCGCCAGTGCCCTTGTACCGCAGGTCTTCGCCCACGCCCGGGTCAGCCTCGCCGGCTCCCCGCAGGCCGTGATGACGATGACCAGCCTGCGCACCGTGCTGTCGCTGTCCTGGGTCGGCGGCCCGTTCCTGGCCACGATGCTGCTGGCCGCCGGTGACTTCACCGCCGTCTACAGCTTCGCCGCCGCGATGTACCTGATCGCCGCCGTGGTCGCGTACCGGATGTTCCCCGCCGGGGCCCCCGTCCCGCCGCCCACCATCGGGGGGACGAGTGATTCGGTCGAGTCCGTCGCCGGTCGCGACGAGTCCCGCCTCGTCATCGGCCTCACCCTCGCCGCCCTGGTACTGCTGAACTGCACCGGGCACATGTCGTTGCAGGCACTGCCCCTGTTCCTGAAGAGCGAGCTCGACGCCGGCCTCGGGGACGCCGGGCTGATCCTCGGTCTGTGCGCCGGTCTCGAGATCCCGCTCATGCTCGGATTCGGCCTGCTGGCAGCCCGTTACAAGCTACGCATGCTGATCCTGGCCGGTCCGGTGCTGACCCTCGGCTACCTGCTGGTGATGGCGTTCTCCACGGCCACCTGGCAGATCGCGGCGGCCCAGCTGCTCAACGCCTCGGCCATCGCCCTGCTCCAGGGCCTGGGCATCACCTACGTGCAGGACATGGTGCCGAGCCGTCCCGGTCACGCCTCCACCCTGTTCACCAGCGCGGGACCGGTCGGTGCGATGCTGGCCGGCCCGGTGCTGGGCATCGCGGCCGGCACCGGGTACCGCGACGTCTACTGGATCGGCGCCGCGCTCGCCGCCCTGGCGTTCGTGCTGATGCTGGCGGCCCGGCCGACCCTCACCGGCGCCCGCATCACCCGCACCACCCGGATCACGCGCCGGGCCGCGAAGAGCGAGCAGGCCGCACTCGTCGAGGCCTGA
- the pflB gene encoding formate C-acetyltransferase, producing the protein MDTLQTERSAWRGFAGQEWQNRIDVSAFIKANVTPYPGDESFLATATPRTEAIRRRIDALTKTERERGILDVDAATPSTITSHAPGYIDRDNELVVGLQTDAPLKRAIMPKGGLRMVENGLTAYGYEIDPLVTETFTKYRKTHNQGVFDAYTPEILAARKAGIITGLPDAYGRGRIIGDFRRVALYGVDALIDDKGREKSLLNGFRSSEDVIRDREELSEQIQALKDLKTMAATYGFDVARPARTAQEAVQWLYLAYLAGAKEGNGAAMSFGRTSSFIDIYVQRDLDDGLLTETRAQELVDDLVIKLRIIRFLRTPDYDALFSGDPTWVTESIGGVTTEGVPLVTRTSFRFLQTLYNLGPAPEPNLTVLWSPRLPEGFKKFCAQVSIDTSAIQFENDELLRPFNGDDAAIACCVSGAAVGKAMQFFGARANLAKALLYAINGGRDELSGAQVAPSPGGPLESETLDYDTVMKRYDEMLDWLADTYVDALNIIHYMHDKYAYEAVQMALHDYPVHRMLACGIAGLSVAADSLSAIRFASVKPVRDETGLIVDYTVEGEFPCYGNGDDRADEIAADLVHRFMEKLRTHSTYRNAEITQSVLTITSNVVYGKKTGNTPDGRRAGEPFAPGANPMNGRDKHGLLTSALSVAKIDYADARDGISLTSTTVPEALGRTRADRIDSLVGILDAYMISGGYHMNVNVLERATLVDAMAHPENYPNLTIRVSGYAVNFVRLTREQQMDVINRTFHGDPAGR; encoded by the coding sequence ATGGACACCCTGCAGACGGAACGGTCCGCCTGGCGTGGTTTCGCCGGGCAGGAATGGCAGAACCGGATCGACGTCAGCGCCTTCATCAAGGCCAACGTCACGCCCTACCCGGGCGACGAGAGCTTTCTGGCGACGGCGACCCCGCGCACCGAGGCCATCCGGCGGCGCATCGACGCGCTGACGAAGACCGAGCGCGAACGCGGCATCCTGGACGTCGACGCCGCGACCCCCTCGACGATCACCAGCCACGCGCCGGGCTACATCGACCGGGACAACGAGCTCGTCGTCGGGCTGCAGACCGATGCCCCGCTGAAGCGGGCGATCATGCCCAAGGGCGGCCTGCGCATGGTCGAGAACGGCCTGACGGCGTACGGTTACGAGATCGACCCGCTGGTGACGGAGACCTTCACCAAGTATCGCAAGACCCACAACCAGGGCGTGTTCGACGCCTACACCCCGGAGATCCTGGCCGCCCGCAAGGCCGGCATCATCACCGGCCTGCCCGACGCCTACGGTCGCGGCCGCATCATCGGCGACTTCCGCCGCGTCGCCCTGTACGGCGTCGACGCCCTGATCGACGACAAGGGCCGGGAGAAGAGCCTGCTCAACGGTTTCCGGTCGAGCGAGGACGTGATCCGCGACCGCGAGGAACTTTCCGAGCAGATCCAGGCCCTCAAGGACCTGAAGACGATGGCCGCGACCTACGGCTTCGACGTCGCCAGGCCTGCCCGCACCGCGCAGGAAGCCGTTCAGTGGCTGTACCTGGCCTACCTGGCCGGCGCGAAAGAGGGCAACGGGGCAGCGATGTCGTTCGGCCGCACGTCGAGTTTCATCGACATCTACGTGCAGCGCGACCTTGACGATGGTCTCCTCACCGAGACCCGGGCCCAGGAACTCGTCGACGACCTGGTGATCAAGCTCCGCATCATCCGCTTCCTGCGCACCCCCGACTACGACGCCCTGTTCAGCGGCGACCCGACCTGGGTGACCGAGTCGATCGGCGGCGTCACGACGGAGGGCGTCCCGCTCGTCACCCGCACCTCGTTCCGCTTCCTGCAGACCCTCTACAACCTGGGCCCCGCTCCCGAGCCGAACCTGACCGTGCTCTGGTCGCCCCGCCTGCCCGAGGGGTTCAAGAAGTTCTGCGCCCAGGTCAGCATCGACACCAGCGCCATCCAGTTCGAGAACGACGAACTGCTGCGCCCTTTCAACGGTGACGACGCCGCTATCGCCTGCTGTGTCTCGGGCGCCGCCGTGGGCAAGGCCATGCAGTTCTTCGGAGCTCGGGCCAATCTCGCGAAAGCCCTTCTGTACGCCATCAACGGTGGACGCGACGAGCTGTCGGGCGCGCAGGTGGCACCTTCTCCGGGTGGTCCTCTCGAGAGCGAAACCCTCGACTACGACACCGTGATGAAGCGTTACGACGAGATGCTCGACTGGCTTGCCGACACCTACGTGGACGCTCTCAACATCATCCACTACATGCACGACAAGTACGCCTACGAGGCCGTGCAGATGGCCCTGCACGACTACCCGGTGCACCGCATGCTGGCCTGCGGCATCGCCGGCCTGTCGGTGGCGGCGGACTCGCTGTCGGCGATCAGGTTCGCCTCGGTGAAGCCCGTGCGGGACGAGACCGGGCTGATCGTCGACTACACCGTCGAGGGCGAGTTCCCCTGCTACGGCAACGGTGACGACCGCGCCGACGAGATCGCGGCCGACCTGGTGCACCGGTTCATGGAGAAGCTGCGCACGCACTCGACCTACCGCAACGCCGAGATCACGCAGTCGGTGCTGACCATCACCTCGAACGTGGTCTACGGCAAGAAGACCGGCAACACGCCCGACGGACGTCGTGCGGGGGAGCCCTTCGCCCCCGGCGCCAACCCGATGAACGGCCGCGACAAGCACGGCCTGCTCACCTCGGCGCTCAGCGTGGCCAAGATCGACTACGCGGACGCCCGCGACGGCATCTCGCTGACCTCGACCACGGTGCCCGAGGCCCTGGGCCGCACCCGGGCGGACCGGATCGACAGCCTGGTCGGCATTCTCGACGCGTACATGATCTCCGGCGGCTACCACATGAACGTCAACGTGCTCGAGCGCGCGACGCTCGTCGACGCCATGGCGCACCCGGAGAACTACCCGAACCTCACCATCCGGGTCTCGGGGTACGCGGTGAACTTCGTCCGCCTCACCAGGGAGCAGCAGATGGACGTCATCAACCGCACCTTCCACGGCGACCCCGCAGGTCGATGA
- a CDS encoding PepSY-associated TM helix domain-containing protein yields MTLPADRTHDASLILRADEVSVAATRPWRPLLLRLHFYAGVFVAPFLVVAALTGLGYVFSPQLEGVVHGEELRVDPGGRVALPVAEQVAAARAAHPEGTVVQIVPGDAPRDTTQVTFAVGGLENDRQHTVYVDPYTAGVTGELTTWAGYTPVRSWLDDLHRNLLLGDWGRWYSETAASWLWVMVLGGLVLWWQRLRPRPGFLRRALTPDLAARRGVRRTRSWHASLGVWLAVGLLFLSVTGLTWSRWAGGHFGDALTALDSRTPQLPTVTQHSEHTAHTGVGHALEEVDAVIAEAAAAGLENSIRLTPPAGAGEGWTVIEKDRSVPVHLDRAVIDGTGNTVTVSRFGDWPLLAQLTTLGVAAHMGLLFGLVNQVLLAGLAVGLVCVIVWGYRMWWQRRPTGTRLAVGPAPRSAGWRPVPIIAALVVGWVMPTIGVGVLLFLMVDVVVVRVRRETGRVPGEGAGPRPSSAGGTRARVVRGVRPRRVRPARSSRPGA; encoded by the coding sequence ATGACCCTGCCCGCCGACCGCACGCACGACGCGTCGCTGATCCTCCGGGCCGACGAGGTGAGCGTCGCGGCGACCCGGCCCTGGCGTCCTCTCCTGCTCCGGTTGCACTTCTACGCCGGGGTTTTCGTGGCCCCGTTCCTGGTGGTCGCGGCACTGACCGGGCTGGGCTACGTGTTCAGCCCGCAGCTCGAGGGTGTCGTCCACGGCGAAGAGCTGCGGGTCGACCCGGGCGGCCGGGTGGCGCTGCCGGTGGCCGAGCAGGTGGCCGCCGCGCGGGCGGCACATCCGGAGGGAACGGTCGTGCAGATCGTGCCCGGTGACGCGCCGCGTGACACCACGCAGGTGACGTTCGCCGTCGGCGGACTCGAGAACGACCGGCAGCACACGGTTTACGTGGATCCGTACACGGCCGGGGTGACAGGTGAGCTCACGACCTGGGCCGGGTACACGCCGGTGCGGTCGTGGCTCGACGACCTGCACCGCAACCTCCTGCTCGGTGACTGGGGGCGCTGGTACAGCGAGACCGCCGCGAGCTGGCTCTGGGTGATGGTGCTCGGCGGGCTGGTGCTCTGGTGGCAGCGGTTGCGCCCGCGGCCGGGATTCCTGCGCCGGGCCCTGACCCCGGACCTGGCGGCGCGCAGGGGAGTTCGTCGCACCCGGTCGTGGCACGCGTCGCTCGGGGTGTGGCTGGCGGTGGGGCTGCTCTTCCTGTCGGTGACCGGTCTGACCTGGTCGCGCTGGGCGGGAGGGCATTTCGGTGATGCCCTGACGGCGCTCGACAGCCGCACGCCCCAGCTGCCCACGGTCACGCAGCATTCCGAGCACACGGCGCACACGGGTGTGGGCCATGCTCTGGAAGAGGTCGACGCCGTGATCGCGGAGGCCGCGGCGGCGGGCCTGGAGAACTCGATCCGCCTGACCCCACCCGCGGGTGCGGGGGAAGGCTGGACCGTGATCGAGAAGGACCGCAGTGTGCCCGTGCACCTCGACCGGGCCGTGATCGACGGAACCGGAAATACTGTGACCGTGAGCCGTTTCGGGGACTGGCCGCTGCTGGCCCAGCTCACCACGCTGGGCGTCGCGGCGCACATGGGCCTGCTGTTCGGGCTCGTGAACCAGGTGCTGCTGGCCGGTCTGGCGGTGGGCCTGGTCTGCGTGATCGTCTGGGGCTATCGCATGTGGTGGCAGCGGCGCCCCACCGGCACCCGTCTCGCGGTCGGCCCGGCGCCGAGATCCGCCGGCTGGAGACCGGTCCCGATCATCGCGGCCCTGGTGGTGGGCTGGGTCATGCCCACGATCGGGGTCGGCGTGCTGCTCTTCCTGATGGTGGACGTGGTGGTCGTCCGCGTGCGTCGGGAGACCGGGCGCGTACCCGGCGAAGGTGCGGGCCCGCGTCCCTCATCGGCAGGAGGAACGCGGGCCCGGGTGGTGCGGGGAGTCAGGCCTCGACGAGTGCGGCCTGCTCGCTCTTCGCGGCCCGGCGCGTGA
- a CDS encoding VOC family protein produces MAAELVALTIDVENPQRAARFWAGLLGWEFEKGAETTLRPTDDTGFLLHFEPSTQPRNGPNVAHFDLTSEDLADQEAKVARVLELGGGHLDIGQGEVDHVVMADPDGNEFCVIAPGNRFLAGCGFVGAVSGDGSRAKGCFWSEVLGWPLVWDQDEETAIRSPHGGPKLTWGGPPVKARTGKERWHFDLAPAAGTDFATELDRLLALGAEKVDIGQGDVPWEVLADPDGHEFCLLRP; encoded by the coding sequence ATGGCGGCCGAACTGGTGGCGCTGACGATCGACGTGGAGAACCCGCAGCGTGCGGCGCGGTTCTGGGCGGGGCTGCTGGGATGGGAGTTCGAGAAGGGGGCCGAGACGACGCTGCGCCCCACCGACGACACCGGCTTCCTGCTGCACTTCGAGCCGAGCACGCAACCCCGGAACGGCCCGAACGTAGCGCACTTCGACCTCACCAGCGAGGACCTGGCCGATCAGGAGGCCAAGGTCGCCAGGGTGCTCGAGCTGGGGGGCGGGCATCTCGACATCGGGCAGGGCGAGGTCGACCATGTGGTGATGGCCGACCCGGACGGCAACGAGTTCTGTGTGATCGCGCCGGGCAACCGGTTCCTGGCCGGGTGCGGTTTCGTCGGTGCGGTGTCCGGCGACGGAAGCCGGGCCAAGGGCTGCTTCTGGAGCGAAGTGCTGGGCTGGCCGCTGGTCTGGGACCAGGACGAGGAGACCGCGATCCGCTCTCCGCACGGCGGGCCGAAGCTGACCTGGGGCGGGCCGCCGGTGAAGGCCAGGACCGGCAAGGAACGCTGGCATTTCGACCTCGCGCCCGCCGCCGGCACCGACTTCGCGACCGAGCTCGACCGGCTGCTCGCCCTCGGCGCCGAGAAGGTCGACATCGGGCAGGGGGACGTGCCCTGGGAGGTGCTCGCCGACCCGGACGGTCACGAGTTCTGCCTGCTGAGGCCGTGA
- a CDS encoding cytochrome P450, whose translation MTLETGAAQDIRISTTSWFDPFDPTLHADPYARYTAAREAGPVCDGPYGLTVLTRHHDISAALRDNRLGHGRPTAENRIFSFLGQDPPAHGPLRRVAARFFSPSAVAALTPRIGGYVDELVDRALDLGHLDLLADFAYPLSLRVICGLFALPEEDHPWIRERTPPIGRLLDPAYSISDADKKAARSAAAGFVAYLLQQIEHRRHRPGDDVLSALIADTPDALTRRDLIPMCALLLLAGYETTANIIANSALSLLRHPDELARARTRVRRGQLDRRAMDELIRYDSSVQITFRTVQEEAELAGRRLEPGRPVALLLGSANRDPRVFPDPGRLDLDRSPNPHLSFGAGIHYCLGGPLARLEAGLALGRLLHRSRVLGLTDPQPRHKDLTATIRGLAALPVSVA comes from the coding sequence ATGACCCTGGAAACCGGCGCGGCCCAGGACATCCGGATCAGCACGACGAGCTGGTTCGACCCGTTCGACCCGACCCTGCACGCCGATCCGTACGCCCGGTACACCGCGGCCCGCGAGGCGGGCCCGGTGTGCGACGGGCCGTACGGCCTGACCGTGCTCACCCGCCACCACGACATCTCAGCGGCTCTGCGCGACAACCGGCTGGGCCACGGGCGGCCCACGGCCGAGAACCGGATCTTCTCGTTCCTCGGCCAGGACCCGCCGGCGCACGGCCCGCTGCGCCGGGTCGCCGCCCGGTTCTTCAGCCCGTCGGCCGTGGCCGCCCTCACGCCCCGGATCGGCGGGTACGTCGACGAACTCGTCGACCGGGCCCTGGACCTCGGGCACCTCGACCTGCTGGCCGACTTCGCGTACCCGCTGTCGCTGCGGGTGATCTGCGGGCTGTTCGCACTGCCGGAGGAGGACCATCCCTGGATCCGGGAGCGGACGCCGCCGATCGGGCGGCTTCTCGACCCGGCGTACTCGATCAGCGACGCCGACAAGAAGGCCGCCCGATCGGCCGCGGCGGGTTTCGTGGCCTACCTGCTGCAGCAGATCGAGCACCGCCGTCACCGGCCGGGTGACGACGTGCTGAGCGCCCTGATCGCCGACACCCCTGACGCGCTGACCCGTCGTGATCTGATCCCGATGTGCGCCCTGCTGCTCCTGGCCGGGTACGAGACCACCGCCAACATCATCGCCAACTCCGCCCTTTCGCTGCTGCGGCACCCGGACGAACTCGCCCGGGCCCGCACCCGCGTGCGACGGGGGCAGCTCGACCGGCGGGCCATGGACGAGCTGATCCGTTACGACTCGTCGGTGCAGATCACGTTCCGCACGGTGCAGGAAGAGGCCGAGCTGGCCGGGCGCCGGCTGGAACCCGGCCGTCCGGTGGCCCTGCTGCTCGGGTCGGCCAACCGTGATCCCCGCGTGTTCCCGGATCCCGGCCGGCTCGACCTCGACCGCTCGCCCAACCCGCACCTCTCGTTCGGCGCGGGCATCCACTACTGCCTGGGCGGTCCCCTGGCCCGGCTCGAGGCGGGGCTCGCGCTGGGCCGTCTCCTGCACCGGTCACGGGTTCTCGGGCTGACCGATCCGCAGCCCCGGCACAAGGACCTGACCGCGACCATCCGGGGGCTCGCGGCCCTGCCGGTGTCGGTGGCCTGA
- the pflA gene encoding pyruvate formate-lyase-activating protein has translation MNTVGVALMAAPRPPLPGYDPEVWRRGEAGWVHSWDMSTGVDGPGTRFVMFTAGCPLRCQYCENPDTWTPLGGQVTPVDDVLARVRGYRAALVAGKGGVTVSGGEPLAQPRFVAGVLRGAREMGLHTALDTAGFLGHLATDEMLGDVSLVLLDIKSFDPGTYKVVTGRELAPTLRFARRLARLGKPVNLRFVLVPGLTDDPANIEGLADFVAGLGNVERVDVLAYHRLGVGKYDRLRIRYRLEGTEPPTWDQVEDTRRRFAERGLTVS, from the coding sequence ATGAACACCGTCGGCGTCGCCCTGATGGCCGCTCCCCGTCCTCCGCTGCCGGGTTACGACCCGGAGGTCTGGCGGCGCGGGGAGGCCGGCTGGGTGCATTCGTGGGACATGTCGACGGGGGTCGACGGGCCGGGCACCCGGTTCGTGATGTTCACCGCCGGCTGCCCGCTGCGGTGCCAGTACTGCGAGAACCCGGACACCTGGACGCCTCTGGGTGGTCAGGTCACGCCGGTGGACGACGTGCTGGCCCGGGTGCGCGGCTACCGGGCGGCGCTGGTGGCGGGAAAGGGCGGGGTGACCGTGTCCGGCGGTGAGCCGCTGGCGCAGCCTCGCTTCGTGGCCGGCGTCCTGCGCGGCGCCCGGGAGATGGGCCTGCACACGGCGCTGGACACAGCCGGCTTTCTCGGGCACCTGGCCACCGACGAGATGCTCGGCGACGTCAGCCTGGTGCTGCTCGACATCAAGTCGTTCGACCCGGGCACCTACAAGGTCGTGACCGGCCGGGAGCTGGCCCCGACGCTGCGCTTCGCGCGGCGTCTGGCCCGGCTCGGCAAACCGGTGAACCTGCGCTTCGTGCTGGTGCCGGGCCTGACCGACGACCCGGCGAACATCGAGGGCCTGGCCGACTTCGTGGCCGGGCTGGGCAATGTGGAGCGGGTCGACGTGCTGGCCTACCACCGGCTCGGGGTGGGCAAGTACGACCGGCTGCGCATCCGCTACCGGCTCGAGGGCACCGAACCCCCGACCTGGGACCAGGTCGAGGACACCCGTCGCCGGTTCGCCGAGCGCGGGCTCACGGTGAGCTGA
- a CDS encoding BlaI/MecI/CopY family transcriptional regulator gives MVRRDHLERAVLEALWDCPDGLTAPEVVELLADRQLALTTVHTVLDRLRAKDLVRRERDGRVFRHRAVRSREELTAEAMVAVLQDSADHPLALSMFVRAVSKADADALRRALGAEERRRRS, from the coding sequence GTGGTACGGCGGGATCATCTGGAACGGGCTGTTCTCGAGGCACTCTGGGACTGTCCGGACGGGCTGACCGCGCCCGAGGTGGTCGAGCTGCTGGCCGACCGGCAGCTGGCCCTGACGACGGTGCACACCGTGCTCGACCGGCTGCGGGCCAAGGACCTGGTGCGCCGTGAGCGGGACGGGCGGGTGTTCCGGCACCGGGCCGTGCGCAGCCGGGAGGAGCTGACGGCCGAGGCGATGGTGGCGGTGCTGCAGGACAGCGCCGATCACCCCCTGGCGCTGTCGATGTTCGTGCGGGCGGTGTCGAAGGCCGACGCCGACGCGCTGCGCCGGGCGCTGGGGGCCGAGGAACGGCGCAGGCGCTCGTGA
- a CDS encoding condensation domain-containing protein yields MRQIPLSSARIRPGRAYEWQVVLTGPPTASGPASYSQARHLAATRTALAMTTVHAPNTLFIAGTFEIPGAVDLTALEASFHHVVQRHDVLRTRYHGTTGDVHHADLTRTDHGQLKSTDDVRTYLHERFRRVCGFRGPTAIFGVVVRNDGASVYLALDHLIGDVVSMALAAHDITSAYEQIRAGSRPELPPTGSWLAYTETERADNQSLHADRPELAPWRDFASGTGSLLPWFPLESGRRPGNGQSALRPRPRPDPGQLPAGLGAAGTGAGSGHRIPPGELPFVPGLPPAAGRRDRVPVDLRDPGALPLVLP; encoded by the coding sequence GTGCGGCAGATCCCCCTGTCGTCGGCCCGGATCCGGCCCGGCCGGGCATACGAGTGGCAGGTCGTGCTCACCGGGCCACCGACCGCCTCCGGCCCGGCGAGCTACAGCCAGGCCCGGCACCTCGCCGCCACGCGGACGGCCCTGGCGATGACGACCGTGCACGCCCCGAACACCCTCTTCATCGCCGGAACCTTCGAGATACCGGGCGCTGTCGACCTCACGGCCCTCGAAGCCTCGTTCCACCACGTCGTGCAGCGTCACGACGTTCTGCGCACCCGCTACCACGGCACCACCGGCGACGTGCACCACGCCGATCTGACCAGAACCGATCACGGGCAGCTGAAATCGACGGACGACGTGCGCACCTATCTGCACGAAAGATTCCGTCGGGTCTGTGGTTTCCGCGGGCCGACCGCCATTTTCGGCGTGGTGGTACGGAACGACGGCGCGAGCGTCTACCTCGCGCTCGATCACCTGATCGGCGACGTGGTGTCGATGGCCCTGGCGGCGCACGACATCACCTCGGCCTACGAGCAGATCCGGGCCGGCTCCCGGCCCGAGTTGCCACCCACCGGCAGCTGGCTCGCCTACACCGAGACCGAACGGGCGGACAACCAGTCACTGCACGCCGACAGGCCCGAACTTGCGCCCTGGCGCGACTTCGCCTCAGGCACCGGCTCTCTCCTGCCGTGGTTCCCGCTGGAGTCCGGCCGACGACCCGGAAACGGCCAGTCAGCTCTACGACCTCGCCCGCGCCCGGACCCGGGTCAGCTACCTGCGGGCCTGGGAGCTGCTGGCACCGGAGCTGGATCCGGCCACCGGATACCGCCCGGTGAACTTCCTTTCGTACCTGGACTTCCGCCGGCTGCCGGGCGACGTGACCGTGTACCTGTGGACCTCCGGGACCCAGGCGCTCTACCCCTGGTTCTACCGTGA